In Gimesia chilikensis, the DNA window ATGGTCGCCAGTACTTTTGCCGCCACGATTGTCCGACTCGAGGCCTTCAGAGTCCCCACGGCCTCTTCTACATAAGGCTTGGTCACCTCGTGCACTTCGGTCGTCGGCTCATCTGCATGCTGTTGAACGCCCCGCCGTTCCCAGTCGGAGGCAACTTTCTCCTCAAACATCCCGGACAACCAGGCGATTAACAGGATAAGTGCCACAAATCCGCCGCCGTACAACAGCACTCGAAATAGAATGGTAAAGAACCTGTGAGACGCTCCCGCTTTCATCATTCTTCCTCTTTGCAAATGACCATTCTGAACTCACTCGCCAGCCAAACCCAGTTTATCCCATCACAGGAGAGCAGGCAGCGTTGACTGACCTCCCCCCACAAATCCGAGACAGATTGAGATTCTATTTCAACAGACACTTCAACCTGCATTATATCATAACATCACGACTATTCGACATTTATTTCAATGATCCTTTTCTGTTTTTATGCAGTGCGGAATCTACACTTGAGCGAGTCCGAAAGCAGAGTCAGTCATATGTCGGACAGGAGTCGAGTCTTGATCTGCTGCCCTGAATGCGGTAAGTTGTGCCTGTCCAGATGTGACCGACAGCGGTCATGCCTTTCCCGACGCGCTGACTGACTTACCTCTGAGAGAAAGAGACACCGATGAGCATCACCGGAATCGTGGTGGAGATTCACATCCTGATCGAGATTCTGGTGATCATTCGCGTCATTCTGCGACCGCATCGCGAACCAACGTCCCGCCTGGCCTGGATCGTGGTGATCGCCACAATACCCGTCGCCGGGATCCTGGCGTATCTGCTGCTCGGAGAGGTCAACATTGGTCACCGCCGCGTTACCCGCATGCAGCGGGTACTGGCGGGGCTGCCTCATTACTCTGCGCCCCGGGACACCTGTAATCACCCGGCACTCCCTTCTGTCCCCGAACGCTACGAACATCTGTTTCGCGTGGGCCATTCCATCAGCAATTTTGAACCGGCCGAAGGCAACCAGGCCCGTCTGTTGCCCGACTCGAATACTGTCATTGATGAAATGATCCGTGATATCGACGCTGCCCAGGATCATGTGCACCTGCTGTTTTATATCTGGCTCCCCGACAATAACGGCTGCAAGGTCGTCGAAGCCCTCAAGCGGGCTGCCGCCCGCGGTGTGAAGTGCCGGGCAATGGCGGACGGTCTGGGTTCTCGCCTGATGATCAAGTCTGCGCACTGGCGTGAGATGAGCCAGGCGGGCGTCCATGTGGCAGTGGCCCTGCCCATCGGGAATCCCCTGAAACGCATGCTGATTGGCCGCATCGATCTCCGGAATCACCGCAAGATTGTCGTCATCGATGGAGGCATTACCTACTGCGGCAGCCAGAACTGTTCCGATGCGGAATTTCGGATCAAAGCAAAATTCGCTCCCTGGGTCGATGCCGTCGTCCGCTTTGAAGGTCCCATTGCCCGCCAGAACCAGTACCTGTTTCTCAGTGACTGGATGACCTATGTCGATGAAGACCTGTCTGACCTGCTCGCTTCACCAGTAACGTCGTTCGAACACGGACTTCCCGCCCAGGTGATCGGCACCGGTCCGACCGTGCGAAATTCGGCGATGCCCGAAATGTTCACAGCCCTGATTCACACATCACGCCGCGAACTGGTTATCTCAACCCCCTATTTCGTGCCTAACGAACCGCTGCAGGAAGCCCTGTGCGCGACCGCCTATCGGGGCGTCGATACCCGCATCATATTCCCGGCTCACAACGACTCCCGTTTCGTGGCCGCCGCCAGTCGCAGCTATTACCGGGAACTCCTGGAGGCAGGAGTGAAGATTTACGAATATACCGGTGGTCTACTGCACGCCAAGACGCTCACCTTCGACGGGGAGATCACGTTGATCGGATCAGCGAATATGGACCGACGCAGCTTCGATCTGAATTACGAAAACAACATCCTGCTCTACGATCCGAAACTGACGACCGCAGTCCGGGGACGCCAGGCAGAATACCTGGCCGGTGCGAAAGAAATTACCCTGGAAGATGTCACCAACTGGTCATTACCGCATCGCTTCTGGAACAACTCAGTCGCGATGCTGGGCCCTGTTTTATGAATGTCGGCTGAATTACTGGGAAGCTACCCCAGCTCAGGTCACCAGCCAGAGCCAGCCTCCCGCGATCAGCAGGCTGCCCAGCGTGACAGGAATCCCGACTCTCGCATGTGTGCGGAAACTGATTTTGATTCCCACCTGCCGGGCTGTTTCCACCACAATGATATTCGCCACACTTCCTACGATGATCAAGTTACCCGCCAGGGTGCTGCTCAGGGCCAGTAACGCCCCCATACTGCTGCCTTCTACGACCGGTAACAGCAACATGATTGCCGGGACATTGGAAACCAGATTACTCAACACCGCCGTTCCCACAAACAGCGGCACCGGTTCGGAAAGCGAAATCCCGGCAGCTTCTGTATGAGACATCAACCAGTCCATGCCTCCCGCCAGCTGGAATGCCTCATTGACAATGAACAGGCTGATAAACAGGACCAGCAAAGGCCAGTCGACCAGTCCCATCACGCTCCGGGAATAAAAAGTACGGCTGAGCAGGAGGACGCCGGCCGCACAAAGTGCCATCAGTTCCCGAGGCCAGGGAGCAAACATAAAGCACACAACCAACAGCAACAGAATCACGGTTCCCTTCAGGGTCTGCCAGCGATTGAAAGGGGGCTCCTCAGACGGAATGCTCTCCCCAGGAGAGACCATCCATTGATCCCGATATACTTTGACAATGACCCACCAGACCAGTGCCAGGCCGAGCAGACAGGGAGGCGTTGCAATCAGCAGATATCGATTAAATGACAGCTGAAGTGATTCACCAATCAGGATATTCTGTGGATTGCCAATCAACGTGGCTGCACTGCCGATATTCGCTGCACAAGCCAGGGCCAGCAGAAACGGGACGGGGTTGAGCCGTTTGTTGAGACAGAGACGAGACAGCAGGGGAGCAACCGCCAGACAGACAACATCATTCGTCAGAATCGCACTGAGTGCCCCGGTCAGAGCAATCACTGCAGCCAGCAGTGTCGCGGGAGCCATGTCATACAGCACCACGCGCTGCAACACGTAGCCGTAAAAGCCTCCCAGCTGGAACTGGGCCGAGACGACCATCAAACCGAAAAGTAACGCCAGTGTTGGTACGTCGATCGAGTTGAGCGCCTGCTGCTCCGTAATGCCTTGTCCGGCCAGCAGGAGAATCGCTCCCAGCAGCGCAGCACCAGTACGGTCAACGCGCAGGCCGGGGATGCCCCCCAGCAGCATGCTTAAATAGACGGCGATGTAAACCAGAACAACATAGGTACTCATGCGACTTGTCGATTCCCTCAGAACAGAGAAGAGAGGATGATCACAAGTCGCAAGTCTACCCACTGCGCAGGATTGACGACAGAGTCAGCAGACGCGACTTCGCGAAGAACGTGCAGTTCCAGCGACAGACTCTATAGCAGGGAACTAACCCAGCAGTTCCGGAATCGGTTTGCCCTGGTCGGCGATAATGGGTGTCGGACGTCCGTTGAAATCTTCGATGAAGACGTTCGAGGAATCGATGCCCAGATGGTGGTAAATCGTCGCCAGGAAATCGCCTGCGCCGCAGATACGTTCGATGGAATCTTCGCCCAGCTTATCGCTGGCACCGATGAAGCGGCCAGTCTCGATACCGCCACCGGCCCAGATATTGGAGAACGCACGTGGCCAGTGGTCGCGACCAGGCTGCTTGGTTCCGGCGGGAGCACTCGCGTTTCCTTCCCCGGTACTGGGCTGGTAATTCACCTTGGGAGTCCGGCCAAATTCACCTGTCACCACAACCAGCACGCGTTCATCCAGGCCCCGGTCGTAGATGTCTTCGATCAGAGCCGAGACGGCCTGGTCGTAAGCTTGTGCCCGGAAACGGAGGGCATCAAACACGTGATGATTCACTGCGTGGTCGTCCCAGTTATTCACGCGACCACAGAGGGGACCACTGAGACTGGTCGAAATCACATCGACGCCCGCTTCTACCAGGCGACGCGCCATCAGCAGCTGCTGTCCCCAGGAGTTACGACCGTAGCGATCGCGTGTCTTGTCATCTTCTTTACTGAGATCGAATGCGTCTTTTGCCTTGGGATTGGTCAGCAGAGTCAACGCCTGGGCTTCGAATTCATCCAGTGCTTCGAGTTCCCCGGCCTGATCGAAGGAGCGTTCCAGTGTATCCAGTTTTGCACGGAGATCAGCCCGGCGATCCAGCTGCTTCACTTCAGAGGCATTGGACAGACCGATATTAGGCACGCTGAAATTCGGCCTGTTCGGATCTCCGGATACCGTAAACGGACCGTAGGCATCGCCCAGATAAGCCGCCCCGACTCTCTGCGAAGAGAAGTTGATGCCGACATAGGGTGGCAACGGATTTTCCCGCGGTCCCTGCTTGGAACGCAGATAATTCGTGACGCACATCCAGTCCGGATACTTGGGATTCGTTTTATCGCGAATGTCTGTATCGCCGGTCAGCATCCGCAGCGTTCCCGCGGGATGGCCCGGACTGCCGTGACGCATGGAACGCAGCACGGTGAATTTGTCCGCAATCTTCGCCTGCATCGGCAGCAGTTCGGTGAAATCAATCCCCGGTACGCTGGTACGGATCGTATTGAACGGACCACGATACTCAACGGGAGCCGTTGGTTTCGGATCGTACGTGTCAATGTGCGAGCATCCACCCGGCTGCCAGACCATGATGACGGCCGTATTATCTTTTTTCTTCTGCACCGGGCTGGCGGCCCGGAGACGCAGAATGCCTGGCAGGCTCAGTGAAGCAAAGCCAGCGAGTCCCATGCGAAGAAAGCCACGACGATTGACCGGTCCCGGACAGGGTTGAATCGATGAAGCATAAAAGTTGTCTGTCATCTCTATTGGGCCTTCTTAGCTGGATTGACACGAACACGAATCGGAGTGGAGACGATGATGTCGACGATATCTTTGGGTTTGGCGCGAGCGACGGCTGCCTTTAATTGTTTATCGGCTTTTGTGATGTCGCTCTGAGCTGCTTTTGCTTTGGCTGCCGCCTCTTTCGCTGCGGAATTCGCACCGGGACGTTCGGCATCAGGAGCAGACTCGGCAATTTTTGCGAGTTTGTCTGCATTGGCAGACAGGGCTTCCGCTTCCAGTTTTGCCTGCTTGAGTCCTGCTTCTGCAAGAGCGACACCAGTCGGATTTTCCCGATAGCGGGCGACGGCATAACCGTAAAATGCAATGTTGTATTCGCCGGGAGCTGGCTTGAGTTTTGCCAGATCCAGCACGGCTTCGGAGCTGTCTCCTTTCAGAGTAGCATCAAAGGCGGGGTTGCCTTCAAAGCCATCGCCGAAGGTCTTCAGAGTAATATTCGCCCCCGAGAAATCGCTGCGACGAATGTGCTTGAGCGGAATGGTCAGTTTTTCACCAGCGGTGACTTCAAAGACTTTGTCTTCCGCGGGGGTAATCGTGATTGGAGCCTGTTCGGACTCGGTCACCGATACCGGAACGTCAGCCATCAGCCGTGGACTGGGGATTTCACTCCAGGCATTTTTGACCGGCCACTGCATTGAAGCCAGGTAACAGGGATGGCTTATCTCTTTGCCATCAATGGTCGCTTTGCCGTAGAAGTTGGCGCTCGAGTATCCCTGGGGAGCATTTTCTTCAGCCGTAATCAGCATGATACCCCGTGACTTGCCTTTGGGAATCCTCACTCCGCTGGCGGTTACTCCCTCAGGCAGGTTATCCATGAACAGTTCGATTTCGCCATCAAAGCCATCGCGGCGTACCACGACTACTTCGAAAGGCATCGTCGCTCCTCCCCGCAGGGCGATGGGCTTGGAGAGCGCGTTGCGGTCTCCGTTACGCAGATTCATATGCAACGCCCAGCCAACAATTGCGAAGTCGGGAGCCGCTTTGCGGATCACCAGGCGGTAAATATTTTTCGGATCGTTGCGGGTTCCCCCGAACAGGTCCCGAATCTGCAGCCGATGGACGCCATCCTGCTTAATGACCATCTTACCGAGGATGTCGGAAGAACCAGCGTTGTAGGGAGGTCCGTCATAAGAATAACCGTTGCTGGAGACTTTGACTGGACTGGGAATGTCTTTCAGTTCGACCAGGTCGGTCCGTTTCTCATCTGCACCGGTCCCGGTGACCTGCTGAACGACGATTGAAGGATCGGTAGGTCGCCCCAGACGTTCGGAAGCAACTTCCACCCACCAGACTTCCCCTTTCTTTGCGTTGAACTCGAAGGTATCGACGTCGGCTGCGGGATAGAAGCTGCCGGTAATGTCACAGGGCAGCGTGATTTTCTGGGCTTCGGCGTGTTTGTTATTCGGTTCCGCTTCAGGAAGGATCTTATCATCGGTCAGACCGGCGGGTGGCCAGGAAAACGCGCTCACGGATTGAATCGAAGGCAGTCGTTTTACAAGCTCATCGGGCTGTACTGCTTTGACAGCCAGTCGATAAAAGTGATGCGGACCGCCATCGTAAGTCAGACCGTGCACTTTAATCACATATTTTCCGGTCTGGGGAACTTTGAAATCCAGCATGCCGCCACGACGTTCAACAACCAGATCCATGCCACGCTCATTGGCAATGATGACGACCGGATTCAGTTTGGAATCGATTCCCTTAGCTGCACAATCGACGACAACCCGCTGCCCTTCTTTGGCCTCGAAGGAGTAGTAATCGATCTTACGGCTGGTCATGATGGCATTGCAGATTGAGTTCAGATCCAGTTGCATCGCTGATTCGAGTGAATCGTTCTTGCCGGGAGTCTGAACGGCTTCGGTCAGGTCTCCCACGTTGAAGGCACGTGACGTCGAGAGGCCAAGCCGAGTCATCACGCGGGCTTCATGAACGCCCACCGGACAGTCTTTGGCAATCGTCACCACGTACTGATTGGCGATCGGCAGGCCATTTTTATCCAGCTTGGGTTCCGCGGTGATCCCGGGATGGGAAAAGTTGAGTTCTTCAGCATCATCAATATCTTCACCGGCAATTTTGATTTCGAACGTTGTGCCGGCCTGTCCGCCCATGGGCATCGTGGTCAGCAGACGCGGTGCGGGCAGGCAGACGGACTGTGCGTTCGCGGTGGAAGCAGTCAGCCCCAGCGTGATGAGACAGATCCCCACAACGAGAGAAAGTTGCGGTCGAAGAGCTTTCATGATTCACGGCCTCTGGATAGAAGGTTTTAATTGATTCGTCGTTTTCAGGTCGCGCTGCTGACAGATTACCAGTTGATAAAAATCGGCTGCCTAGTGATTGAACAGAAACTCCTTCGTGTTCATCAAGGCCCAGATCAGATCCTGGAAATCTTTGTTGGTCGGTTTTTTCTTTGCATCCGCTTTGGTTTTTCCATCTTCGACCGGAGTCGTCAGAAATTCGATCGCGGTTTGAAGTTCTTCGGGACGAGGCTCACGCGAAAAAGCAGCCATGTAGAGCTCTTTCACCCGGGCTTCAATCGGCTCGTCTTCTTTCGCGAGTTGGGCGGCCCGGCCACCACCGGCTGCCAGCTTCGACTTGACCTCGCTCGAATTCATCAGGTGCAGGCTCTGCGCCAGACTGGAAGTCTGTTCCCGCTCGCATTCACAGACGGATGCACTGTTGGGACGCCCAAAGACTTTCAGAAACGCTGAGGAATTGGTGTAACTATTATCGGGTAAGGCGATCGCACGAGTCCCCGGCGGCAGGTTCGCGAACGAACTGGTTGACCCGGCCAGGTCATCAATGGAATCGAGCATCACCTCGGCCTGCAGTCGTCGCGGATAGAACCGCGAATAATTCTGCCGATCGTGCAGATTGTATTCGTTGGGCATCGAACTCAACTGATACGTGTGCGACTGGGTAATCACCTTGATCAGTGCCTTCAGATCGAATCCGGACTTAATGAAATGTTCTTCCAGAGCAGCCATCAGTTCCGGATTCGAAGGGGGATTGGTATCCCGAATGTCATCCTCAGGTTCAATCAGGGCCCGCTTGAAGAAATGCTTCCAGTAGCGGTTCACCAGGGCCTTCGCGAAGAAGGGATTCTCCGGGGAACTCATCCAGTTGACCAGTTTCAGACGGGGATCTTCATCGGGTGAAATCTCGCCCACAGAATCTCCCAGGGCAACAGGCTTCAGCATTTCACCTGATTTGACATTCTTTGCCTGAGCTATACCCCGCTGGTGGAAGATCAGGTCTTCTCCCTGAACGCCGGTAGGCTTGCGACCAATCTGTGAGAAGAACGCGGCCAGACCGTAATAGTCGTCCTGGCTCCAACGTTCGAACGGATGGTGGTGGCACTGAGCACACTGCATACGCACTCCCAGAAACAGCTGGGCGATATCTTCGAGCTGTTCCTTGGGGTCCTTAACCCGTTTGTACCAGGCGACTGGCGGATTGCTGACGACGGTTCCGGTTGCGCCCAGCAGCTCGCGAACAAGTTGATCGTAGGGCACGTTGGCCAGCATGCTGTCGCGGATCCAGGCGTGGAAAGCAAAGTTCGGAGTAATATCGCTGGCGGCGTCCCGACGGTTTTTGAGGAGCGGAGTCCATTTGGATGCGAAGTAATCCGCATAGTTCGGGCTCTGCAGCAGACGCTCTACAAGTTTGTCCCGCTTGTCGGCTTCGGTGCTGGCCAGGAATGTTTTTGTTTCTTCTTCTGTGGGAAAACGACCACAGATATCAATCGTCACCCGGCGGAGGAAGGTTGCATCGTCACAGACTGGTGAAGGAGGAATGCCCAGCTCTTTGAGGTTGGCAAACACATATTGATCGATGAAATTCTTTTCGCTGGGGACTTTCTGAATCGGGGCGTTGAGAGGGATCGCTGCGGTAAAGACCGCGATCTTTCCCTGGTAACGAACCATAATGGCGACTTTACCCGGGATGTCGTTGACTTTGACAAGCCCTGCTTCGTCGACGTCCGCCATCGATTTAATGTTGGATTCATATAACGCGGTGTGCGTTACGTTACGGGTTGAACCGTCGGAATATTTGGCGATGGCCTTGAGTTGCTGTTTTTCGCCCATCTCAACCAGACCGCGTTCGGGCTGCACTTCGACGGAGACCAGTTCCGGCTCAGCGCCGGTCTTCCATTTCGCGCCTTCTTCAATCCAGCGCTGAATCAACTGGTAACCTTCGGAATCCCGATTCAGTCGCTTGCCGCCGCCATGTGGTGTTTCGTTGGTCGCTTTGGTCAGCAGCAGACTCTGGGTAGGAGCGACAGGAAACAGACGTCGTCCGTGTGCTTCCTTAACCAGACTGTCGTAATCTTCGAGCGGTTCGAATCCCAGCAGCGAGAGCTGAAAACCGTTCTGCCCTCCCCCTGCTTTCGCATGACAGGTTCCCATGTTACAGCCTGCTTTCGTCAGGATGGGAATGACATCATTCACAAAACTGACCGGCTGTTTTACGTCTTCCGCACGGGTGGCACTACTGAGATAAAGTGAGGCCAGCAGAAGAGTCAAACCGAAAAATAACCGACGCGTCGATACTGCTTGAGGCAAGATATTCATGGCGGCTCTGATTGAGGTGGGATTGAGTGTTGGAGGGATGCTTAATATAGCGCTATCTCTATATAAAACCTTACTAATGTGAATCGACACTGTCAATATTTAAGTTTAATTAAGTACTTGAACTTTCCCTTGTTTCCGTCACTGAGGCAAACAGAAAATGAGCGGAAAAATCGACCCGCTGATCGATATTCCCGCTCACGTACGGATTTAACGAGATGTTGTCAAAACGCCTCAGCTTCAGGCGTCTCCGCCGACGGTTGGCACCGGTTTGTTCAGGATCTCGGATACGATCCGGGCTGGACGATTATTAGTAATCATTTGCTCCTGTCCGTTATAGAAGAAGAGCAACTTCTGATGATCGAGCCCAAACAGCCGCATGATGGTTGCCTGGAAGTCGTTGGGGGTGACCACATTCTCGACGGCCTTGTGGCCGAATTCATCGGTTTTACCGAAGGTCATCCCCGGCTTGATTCCGCCGCCGGCCAGCCAGATACTGAAGCCCTGCCCGTTGTGATCGCGTCCCGCTTTCTTGGGATCGCCATGATCCTGGGTCACAGGCAGACGACCGATTTCGCCCCCCCAGTGGACCAGCGTGGAATCCAGCATCCCGCGCTGTTTGAGGTCTTTAACGAGTGCCGCCGCCGGTTGATCGGTGCGACCACAGATCGCGGGCAGCCCCGTAATGATACTGCTGTGATTATCCCACGGCTGACCTCCCAGGAAGAGCTGCACGAACCGAACGCCCCGCTCTACCAGTCGCCGGGCAATCAGACAGCGCGTACCATAGTCGCGGGTCTTGGGATTGTTCAAACCGTACATTTCCTGAGTCGCCTGCGTTTCCTGTGACAGGTCGAGCGCTTCGCGGGCTGCGGTCTGCATCCGCGCTGCGAGTTCGTAGCTGGCAATGCGTGCTTCAAGATCGGACTCATGCGGATGCTGCTCATAATGTTTGCGGTTCAAAGACTGCAGCAGTTCCAGGTTCTGTGCCTGAAGATCTCCCTGCAGATGCGCGGGTGCATCCAGATTCAGAATCCGCGGCTCCTTGGGCCGCAGTACGGTTCCCTGGAACAGCGAAGGCATGAACCCGTTGGACCAGTTCGTGACGCCGTCTACAGGCAGTCCGCCCGGATCGGTGAGTACCATGTACGCGGGCAGGTTCTGCGATTCCGATCCGAGACCGTATACCAGCCAGGAACCGAGATTCGGTCGCCCGACAACGCCGGGAATGCCGCCGTGAAAATAACGGATGGAAACTTCGTGTCCATTGGCCCCGGTGTGCATTGAACGAATCAGGCAGATATCGTCGGCGACCTCCCCCAGGTGCGGCAGCAGCTCTGAGAGTTCGGTGCCACATTCACCATGTTTGCGAAATTTCCAGGGACTGCCCAGCAGCTTCTTACTGGCTTCATTCACGAAGCTGTATTGAATGTCCCCTTTGAAATCGGTGCCGCTGTACTTGGACAGCTCCGGCTTGGGATCGGTCAGATCCATGTGCGCCGGTCCGCCATGCTGGAACAGCGAGATCATCGCTTTGGCCTGTGGTGCCATTGGTGCGGGTTTCGGCTTCAGGTCGAAGTGTTCCTGCTCCGCGGTCACGCTTTTGGGGCGTGCCTGGGCCTGCTCCTGGTTCAACAGCCAGGCCAGGGCAACCGAGCCAATCCCCATCGCATTTTCTGCCAGAAACTGTCGTCTGCTGAAAAACTGTGTCATCAGTAACTCACCTGATTGAAAGGATTATCTGCACTGGCATCGCACGCGCATTCTGCACCGCGATGCAGCAGCATTTTACTAATCGATGTATAAAAACTCGTTGGAACTCATCAGTGTCTGGCAGAGATTGGTCATCGTCTGCCGAACCGGGGTGACTCCCTTGGGCAACTGATCGGGATGCTGCTGCAACCAGGCCAGCTGGTTTCCAATGAAGCGGATCACCATCTGCAATTCGTCGTCCGTTGGTTTGCGACAGTAAGCCAGTTCAAACGCGTACGAGGCCTGAGCGGGCAGACTTTTCTGCGGTGGTTCCGGTCCCCGAAACTCGGCTGCTGAATCCCATTTGAAAGTCGGACCGCCTTCAGACTTGAGCGTCAGTTGCAGCCCCCAGGAGAAAGAATCGAAGCCGGTATTGCCATTGCAGCCCGTGATGAAATCAATCGTGTCTCCCTGTTGCACAGCCAGTGAAGCCACGTTCGTATCGGCGGCGTTGTGAAACACTTTCCACTCACCAGCCAGACCGGAACGGCTGGAGAGAACCAGCGCCTGGACGCCGTCCCCGTTTTCGTTTCCATGCTGCATTTTGCCTGTGACAGACAGTGTGCCCGCTGCGGGCGCGGTCCAGCGACGGACTGCGGCATATTTCGTAGCGGGATGCCCCCCGCCGGCATTCAGAGTGACCCAACCCAGTTGCGGATCTGGAAGTTTAGGACCTCCCTGCCAGCTGGATCCGGTCCAGTGCGGCAGCGGTGTAAATTCACTGGCCAGCGATTTCGTGTCAGCCAGGCTGCGATAGCCATAACTCCAGACAGGCTTTGCCGTCGCGGGGAGT includes these proteins:
- a CDS encoding DUF1501 domain-containing protein, with the protein product MTDNFYASSIQPCPGPVNRRGFLRMGLAGFASLSLPGILRLRAASPVQKKKDNTAVIMVWQPGGCSHIDTYDPKPTAPVEYRGPFNTIRTSVPGIDFTELLPMQAKIADKFTVLRSMRHGSPGHPAGTLRMLTGDTDIRDKTNPKYPDWMCVTNYLRSKQGPRENPLPPYVGINFSSQRVGAAYLGDAYGPFTVSGDPNRPNFSVPNIGLSNASEVKQLDRRADLRAKLDTLERSFDQAGELEALDEFEAQALTLLTNPKAKDAFDLSKEDDKTRDRYGRNSWGQQLLMARRLVEAGVDVISTSLSGPLCGRVNNWDDHAVNHHVFDALRFRAQAYDQAVSALIEDIYDRGLDERVLVVVTGEFGRTPKVNYQPSTGEGNASAPAGTKQPGRDHWPRAFSNIWAGGGIETGRFIGASDKLGEDSIERICGAGDFLATIYHHLGIDSSNVFIEDFNGRPTPIIADQGKPIPELLG
- a CDS encoding anion transporter, with translation MSTYVVLVYIAVYLSMLLGGIPGLRVDRTGAALLGAILLLAGQGITEQQALNSIDVPTLALLFGLMVVSAQFQLGGFYGYVLQRVVLYDMAPATLLAAVIALTGALSAILTNDVVCLAVAPLLSRLCLNKRLNPVPFLLALACAANIGSAATLIGNPQNILIGESLQLSFNRYLLIATPPCLLGLALVWWVIVKVYRDQWMVSPGESIPSEEPPFNRWQTLKGTVILLLLVVCFMFAPWPRELMALCAAGVLLLSRTFYSRSVMGLVDWPLLVLFISLFIVNEAFQLAGGMDWLMSHTEAAGISLSEPVPLFVGTAVLSNLVSNVPAIMLLLPVVEGSSMGALLALSSTLAGNLIIVGSVANIIVVETARQVGIKISFRTHARVGIPVTLGSLLIAGGWLWLVT
- a CDS encoding serine protease gives rise to the protein MKALRPQLSLVVGICLITLGLTASTANAQSVCLPAPRLLTTMPMGGQAGTTFEIKIAGEDIDDAEELNFSHPGITAEPKLDKNGLPIANQYVVTIAKDCPVGVHEARVMTRLGLSTSRAFNVGDLTEAVQTPGKNDSLESAMQLDLNSICNAIMTSRKIDYYSFEAKEGQRVVVDCAAKGIDSKLNPVVIIANERGMDLVVERRGGMLDFKVPQTGKYVIKVHGLTYDGGPHHFYRLAVKAVQPDELVKRLPSIQSVSAFSWPPAGLTDDKILPEAEPNNKHAEAQKITLPCDITGSFYPAADVDTFEFNAKKGEVWWVEVASERLGRPTDPSIVVQQVTGTGADEKRTDLVELKDIPSPVKVSSNGYSYDGPPYNAGSSDILGKMVIKQDGVHRLQIRDLFGGTRNDPKNIYRLVIRKAAPDFAIVGWALHMNLRNGDRNALSKPIALRGGATMPFEVVVVRRDGFDGEIELFMDNLPEGVTASGVRIPKGKSRGIMLITAEENAPQGYSSANFYGKATIDGKEISHPCYLASMQWPVKNAWSEIPSPRLMADVPVSVTESEQAPITITPAEDKVFEVTAGEKLTIPLKHIRRSDFSGANITLKTFGDGFEGNPAFDATLKGDSSEAVLDLAKLKPAPGEYNIAFYGYAVARYRENPTGVALAEAGLKQAKLEAEALSANADKLAKIAESAPDAERPGANSAAKEAAAKAKAAQSDITKADKQLKAAVARAKPKDIVDIIVSTPIRVRVNPAKKAQ
- a CDS encoding DUF1549 domain-containing protein; this translates as MNILPQAVSTRRLFFGLTLLLASLYLSSATRAEDVKQPVSFVNDVIPILTKAGCNMGTCHAKAGGGQNGFQLSLLGFEPLEDYDSLVKEAHGRRLFPVAPTQSLLLTKATNETPHGGGKRLNRDSEGYQLIQRWIEEGAKWKTGAEPELVSVEVQPERGLVEMGEKQQLKAIAKYSDGSTRNVTHTALYESNIKSMADVDEAGLVKVNDIPGKVAIMVRYQGKIAVFTAAIPLNAPIQKVPSEKNFIDQYVFANLKELGIPPSPVCDDATFLRRVTIDICGRFPTEEETKTFLASTEADKRDKLVERLLQSPNYADYFASKWTPLLKNRRDAASDITPNFAFHAWIRDSMLANVPYDQLVRELLGATGTVVSNPPVAWYKRVKDPKEQLEDIAQLFLGVRMQCAQCHHHPFERWSQDDYYGLAAFFSQIGRKPTGVQGEDLIFHQRGIAQAKNVKSGEMLKPVALGDSVGEISPDEDPRLKLVNWMSSPENPFFAKALVNRYWKHFFKRALIEPEDDIRDTNPPSNPELMAALEEHFIKSGFDLKALIKVITQSHTYQLSSMPNEYNLHDRQNYSRFYPRRLQAEVMLDSIDDLAGSTSSFANLPPGTRAIALPDNSYTNSSAFLKVFGRPNSASVCECEREQTSSLAQSLHLMNSSEVKSKLAAGGGRAAQLAKEDEPIEARVKELYMAAFSREPRPEELQTAIEFLTTPVEDGKTKADAKKKPTNKDFQDLIWALMNTKEFLFNH
- the cls gene encoding cardiolipin synthase — its product is MSITGIVVEIHILIEILVIIRVILRPHREPTSRLAWIVVIATIPVAGILAYLLLGEVNIGHRRVTRMQRVLAGLPHYSAPRDTCNHPALPSVPERYEHLFRVGHSISNFEPAEGNQARLLPDSNTVIDEMIRDIDAAQDHVHLLFYIWLPDNNGCKVVEALKRAAARGVKCRAMADGLGSRLMIKSAHWREMSQAGVHVAVALPIGNPLKRMLIGRIDLRNHRKIVVIDGGITYCGSQNCSDAEFRIKAKFAPWVDAVVRFEGPIARQNQYLFLSDWMTYVDEDLSDLLASPVTSFEHGLPAQVIGTGPTVRNSAMPEMFTALIHTSRRELVISTPYFVPNEPLQEALCATAYRGVDTRIIFPAHNDSRFVAAASRSYYRELLEAGVKIYEYTGGLLHAKTLTFDGEITLIGSANMDRRSFDLNYENNILLYDPKLTTAVRGRQAEYLAGAKEITLEDVTNWSLPHRFWNNSVAMLGPVL
- a CDS encoding DUF1501 domain-containing protein is translated as MTQFFSRRQFLAENAMGIGSVALAWLLNQEQAQARPKSVTAEQEHFDLKPKPAPMAPQAKAMISLFQHGGPAHMDLTDPKPELSKYSGTDFKGDIQYSFVNEASKKLLGSPWKFRKHGECGTELSELLPHLGEVADDICLIRSMHTGANGHEVSIRYFHGGIPGVVGRPNLGSWLVYGLGSESQNLPAYMVLTDPGGLPVDGVTNWSNGFMPSLFQGTVLRPKEPRILNLDAPAHLQGDLQAQNLELLQSLNRKHYEQHPHESDLEARIASYELAARMQTAAREALDLSQETQATQEMYGLNNPKTRDYGTRCLIARRLVERGVRFVQLFLGGQPWDNHSSIITGLPAICGRTDQPAAALVKDLKQRGMLDSTLVHWGGEIGRLPVTQDHGDPKKAGRDHNGQGFSIWLAGGGIKPGMTFGKTDEFGHKAVENVVTPNDFQATIMRLFGLDHQKLLFFYNGQEQMITNNRPARIVSEILNKPVPTVGGDA